In Caldicoprobacter guelmensis, the genomic stretch TTGAATGACCTCCCTCAAAGTGGTCTTCCCATCCATGTAATTTTCCATCGCATAGCGAATTATATCTCCAATGGCCCTTGTTTGGTTTACGTCTACCAGCTGTTCCACATCGTCCAAAATCAAGTTGGTGTTCCCATATTGTATATTGTCCAATCCGCGGGATTTTATCTTCTTTCGGCCTTTGAGCGAAAGGCTATATGGAAGCGGTATCCTGTGGGTCACCCGAATTGGCTGCCCGCCAGCCTCTTTTTTCCTATCGGTCCTGTATTCCTGGGCAATCTCCTTGGCTTTGGCAGTAACATCCTTAGGTACATATTGCTCCATCATTATAACCCTATGTGCCACATCAAAATAATCCCCCGAACCACCCACCACGATAATTGTAGACACGCCAAGCTGCTCATACAGGTCCTCTACCCTGTCGATGAAAGGCGTAATAGGCTCTGAGCCTTTATGTACCAGCTTTTGCATGCGCGCGTCCCTGATCATAAAATTGGTAGCGCTGGTATCCTCGTCAATTAAAAGCAGTGAAGTCCCAATTTCCAAGGCCTCCATGATATTAGCCGCCTGTGAGGTACTGCCGCTGGCATTCTCCGTTGAAAAAGCCTTGGTAGACTCCCCATTGGGAAGGTTGTTGATAAAGGGGCTTATGTCCACCTTTTCTACTCTCCTGCCGTCCTCTGCCCTGATCTTGACGGCATCTTCAACTGTGACCACCAGCTCCCTTCCGTCGCCGGGTATGTGGTCATACACGCCGCGTTCAATGGCGCGAAGAAGGGTGGATTTTCCGTGATAACCACCACCTACTATAAGCGTTATACCTTTAGGGATTCCCATTCCCCACACCTTTCCTGCATGGGGGAGTTCCACCATGACTTCCAGTTCGGGAGGAGATTTAAAAGGCACCGCTCCATTTTCCATCGGTCGGTCGTCAACTCCGCTACGCCGTGGAAGGATGGAACCGTTGGCAATAAAAGCCACCAAGCCCATCTCCTTTATCTTATTGCGCAGCACCCACTGGTCCTCCGCAAGGTTGACATGCTTCAGCAGCGCTTCCCTATCCAAATTTTTGTATATGAGCGATCGTTCCACCAATCGCGGTAGTTCGTCGAAAAACATCTCCATTGCCTGACCTGCCAGCACCGTTCTACCACGAGCTGGGAGTCCCATGGTCAGTCGTGCCTCAACGCTTTGGTCACTGACCAACACAGAAGTTCGATATAAAATCTCCTGTCCAACCGAAATGATTGAAATCTGTCCGCTCTTCCCGGTTCCCCTATTGCCCTTCACAATTTTAGCAATGTTCTTGGAGATCTGGCGGGTAAGAAAATCTTCCAGGCCTTTTCTTCTGGGCTTTGACGAATACAGGCCTTGCGGAAAACCCGCCACCTTTTGAGGCACTACCACCCTGATCCTGGAGGGCGAAGCAAATGGGTCGCCCTGTACGTGGTCAATATGTAAAATAAAACTGCCAAAGTCATAAACGCCTTCTATATCCTTATAGGCCTTGTAACCCCTGCCATCAATCCTGCGCAGAATGTTCTCAAGCTGTGACCGATTTTGCATTCCTTCATCACCCCTTTACATTCAGCACTTCTATGTTTGCCAACGCTTCTTCGATGAGCTTTTCGCCTTCCACCAGCTTTTCAGCTTCCCTCACCTTTTCTAATTTAGGCCGCGTAACAGGATGTTTTGGCACAAACACAGTACAGCAATCCTCATAAGGCAAAATCGAAGTCTCGTATGTTCCTATTCTTTTTGCAAGGTCCATGATCTCTATCTTATCCATCCCTATAAGTGGCCTAAATACCGGCATAGAAACCGCATCATTGGTAGCACAAAGGCTCTCCAGAGTTTGGCTGGCAACCTGGCCCAAGCTCTCCCCCGTGACCAATGCCTTGGCACCTTCCCTATGGGCCACCATCTCGGCTATCCTCATCATGAAGCGCCTCATGAGTATGGTAAGCATGTTATGAGGGCATTTTTGATACAGCTCCTGCTGTATCTTGGTGAAAGGCACCACGTGCAGCTTTATTTCGCCGCAGTACTGGCTCAAAATCCTACACAACTCAATCACTTTCTCCTTTGAGCGCTCACTGGTATATGGGAAACTGTGGTAGTGCACAGCGGTAATCTCAACGCCACGTTTAGCTATCATCCATCCTGCTACCGGGCTGTCAATACCACCTGAAAGCAGCAATACCGCTTTCCCATTGGTACCTACCGGCATACCGCCAGCTCCGGGAATAGTTTGGCAGTACACATATGCCCATTCCCTGACCTCAATGTTGACCATCACCATGGGATTGTGAACATCCACCTTCAAGTTGGGAATGCGCTTTAGAAGATAGCCCCCCACTTTACGGCTTAGCTCCATAGAGTTCAGATAAAAGCTCTTATCAGACCTCCGGGATTCCACTTTAAAAGTAAAAGGCCCTTCTTGAGCAGCACTTCTACCTTCAATTGCTTGTCGCAGCAGCATTTCAGCCGCTTTCTGGATGGATATAATATCCTTTTCGACTTTCAATGCGGGACTGAAAGAAATTATACCGAAGACCTTGGCTATGCTGTCAAAAACCCTGGGGTTATCCCCTATGTTTTCTACATAGTACCTTCCCTCAGCCTTCCTTACCGTTACCCCTTCATAGGGTTCTAAAGCCCTAACTATATTGTTATACAGCGCCCTTTCAAAATAAGGGCGGTTTAGGCCCTTCAAGTGTATCTCGCCGTAACGCAACAAAGCAACCCTCTCCACTCTATCTACCTCCTCACAAACCCCTCCAGTTCTTTTACGCACTCCTGTATAAGCCCAGCAGCCCGGCGTACGTCATCCTCGGTATTGAGGTACGACAAGCTGATCCTTATAGCCCCTTGGGCTATATCCTTTCGGGAGCCAATAGCTTCAAGCACGTGGCTCACATGGCCTTTCTTTGAAGAGCAAGCCGAACCGGTCCCCACATACACGCCCTTTTCTTCCAGGGCATGCAGCATGACCTCCCCTCTTATGCCTGGGAAACTCACGCTCAAAATGTGCGGCGCTCCCTTCTCAGGCGAGGGCCCATTGATTACCGCCGAAGGTACCCTCTCAATTAGCTCAGCTACCAGAATGCCCTTTAGCCTGTACAGATAATCCCTGTCAACTTCTTCAAGCCAGCGCACCGCCTCGCCAAACCCAACAATTCCCGGCATGTTTTCGGTACCACTTCTTACCCCTTTTTCCTGGCCCCCACCCCATTGGAGAGGATGTATCTTTACCCCTTTTCTTATATAAAGCGCACCTATCCCTTTAGGTGCATGGACTTTATGCCCGCTTATCGATAACAGGTCAATGCCCCATTGGGCCGGCTTTAAGGTGAGCTTACCGAACGACTGGACAGCATCCACATGAAAAACAGGGGCATTGCCATGGGTTTTCAACAGGTTACTGATCTCATTAACCGGCTGTATAGAGCCGATTTCGTTGTTTACGTGCATTATGCTCACCAGCACAGTATCAGGGCGTAGGGCTTTTTTTAAGTCATCAAGCGAAATTACCCCTTCTTTATTGACTGGAAGGTAGGTTACCTCCCATCCTTCCTTTTCAAGGTATTTAAACGTATTCAATACCGAAGGATGCTCAATCTGGGTGGTAATGCAATGCCTGCCTTCACGCTTTCTAGCCAGGGCTGTCCCTACGATGGCTAAGTTATTAGCTTCAGTTCCGCCCGAGGTGAAAAAAATGCCGTCAGCATCTACGCCAAGCGCTGAAGCGATCCTTTCCCTAGCTTCTTTAAGCTTTCTCTCGGCCCGCAATCCCATCCTGTGTAGTGAAGACGGATTGCCAAAATCCTCAATCATGCATTTCATAACCGCTCGAGCCACATCCGGGTAAACAGGTGTAGTAGCCGCATTGTCTAAGTAGATTTCATGCTCCACAGTACCATGCCTCCTCATATCTTGGCTCAATCAACCATTATTTTACCCTTTCAACGGTATTACTACAAGGGAATATACCAGAAACAAAATAAAATCCCCTGCAAAACAAGGGGATTTTTTAGTACCTACATTGGGCTATTTAGTTTTAACATTTCGTGGGTTGAATATCTTGAAGAGCTCCAACATCTTATCACTGGGTTCGAATACCAGCATGGATTTTACGCCATCATGGGTAAATACGCCATAGTAAAGCCTAGGACCTGGATTTAAGAAATAATTGTACCGGTTCTGGATCCCCTTGTGGTTCAACATTCGCTTAAACCCTTCATCGCTTATAGGCGCAATCACCTCGAATTCCCTTATATCTACTGAAAGGAGCTTTTTTCTTCTGCTGTTGTTAATGATTTTAGCGATATCCAGTATCCCATTGGTAAATGTGTAATCATATTCGATTCTCTGATTATTCTTCAAGACAAAACACCCGTATGCCAGCGCTCCGCATATCAGCGTAATTACTATGGATGGTATACTTATAACGCCGTTCAATATAGTCATAAGGCCTTGTACGGCAAAAAGCGCAAATATAACCATACCTATATAGCATATAACATAAATCAGTGAATTTAAACCGGCATTAATCTTGGTAACCGACTCCTCATGGAAGTAATCCATCATCAGCCTAATCCCCCTTTGTAAAATCATCTTTAATTAATTTTAACATGATTTTGTATACTTTAAAACCCCCCACGGCCCTCAAATCCATTCTAAAATTTTTATCGAAACGGAAGGATTTTTGTTAAAAACTGCGAATTTTTTATTGAGGGGAGAGGAGGTTGACAAATGATATGTCCAAGTTGTGGCACCAGAAATAATTATTACCATCGTTACTGTTATTACTGCGGATACAAGCTTATAGTTGATGAAGTAGAAATAAAATCTAATAATAAAGAAAAGCTCGAGCAATCATCAATGGATGAAAAAATGCCCGAACAGGACCTCAGCCTTGACCTTTTTAAAGCCAATAATAAAAATGTATGGGAGGACGAGGACTTAGGTTGGCTTTTTGAAGAACCCGACTACACCCAGCAGTTCCCCTTAAGGCGACATCGTAAAGACAGAAGCTCTTCATTTGCTAAAAACGTAGTTAAAATCTGTACGACTATTATCTTTCTTGCTACGCTCCTATTTATAAGCTACATAATCGTAGACCAAATTTGGAGGTCACACAGCAAAACTGATACCTACCGCTCCAGGATCATCGCTTCTACATTTGTGGATGCTACAACCATTGATGGGAAGCCTGCCCACAGGATTGTGGTAAATACCAGCAATGGAGAAAAAGTAGAGGCACTGGACAAAGTATATCCCGTAGTAGACGGCAAAGCGGAAATAGTGTATGAAGACGCCTTTCTTTATTCTTACTTCTCTCAGGGTAAGGATGAGGACGAGGTCAAGGTTCAGCTTGACATCACAATCTATGGGAAAGGGCTTCCTGAATCAAAGAAAAGGGTGGAATTCACGCTAAAGACGCCTTTATCTCCTTTGACATTGATTCAGCCAGCCTCCGGCGAGGCTTTAGTCGAAGGGAAAAAATACCGAATAATACTTGAGGTAGAACCAGGTTCCCAGGTGTTTATAAACGGTAACAACTACAGTGACCTTGTAGACCAGGAAGGCAGGCTTGAAAAGGATATAGAAGTGCCAAACGCTCCTGAAAACATATACGAAATCAAGGTATCCAAACGAGGATATGCGGATCACATACGAACCATAGTTCTGAAAAGAGAGGTTTCAGAAGTCCCCTTAATCATAAATCAATCAATACCCGTACAGACCACCGATGAATGGGCAAAAATTACCGGTACCACCCATCCACAGGCCGAGCTGGAAGTCAGCCTTGAGCCAAGGTCACAGCCCAGCGTTGATCCGGAAACCGGCAATTTTACGTTATATGTGAGGGCTGCTGCCCCCGGATACACCCCATGCACCATAACGGCTCATGTGGAGGGAAAAGATGACGCAAAGATAAATCTAGTAATTGATCGCCAGATAAGCGAAGGGGAATACACCAGGCGCGCTTGGGCATTTGACTATGCTCAGCTAAAGTCCAATCCGGATCTACACAATGGCAGGATATTTGTACTTGAAGGAGTTGTGAAGGATATAATTGCACTGGGAGACAAAAACATCTTCACCATTGATGTCTCTGCCAATGGTCCTTCTCCTCAGATGGTGTATGTGGAACACTGGGGCAATTTATCCATCAGGCTCGGCAATAAAGTAAGGATATTTGGAAACAGATGGGGAAATTATGAAGACATGCCCCGTATACTAGCCAAATACGTATATCGGTATTAAAAGGAGGTTTTACAAGTGACCTTTGGTGAAAATGAAAAGAGCGCCCGCAGAGGGCGCTTTATTCTTCTCGTAACGGCTCAAGAGTTACAGGAAGTGTAAACTCCTTGCCATCACGCCATATCTTTATCTTCACTATGTCTCCAACTTTATGTTGGTTTATGGCATCCTTCAATTCCTGGAAGGTCTTTATGGGCTTGTCGTTGAAACCTATGATCACATCGCCAGGCTGAATTCCAGCCTTTGCAGCAGCTCCGTTTTGCACCACTGCTCTTACTAGTATCCCTTGAGGATAATTGAGCCTCTTAGCATCTGCAGCAGTAATTTCCTGCCCCCAAATTCCAATACCCGGCTTGTCATCTTCCCTTACCACGACGCCTTTCTGTATTAGTTCCTTTACTATAGGCAAAAATTCGTTGGTTGGTATGGCAAAGCCTAAACCTTCTGCTCCACTCCCTTTAAGGGTGTTCATTCCTATGACTTCACCCTTGGCATTGACCAGAGCTCCGCCACTGTTTCCGCGATTTATAGCCGCATCGGTCTGTATAAGCTTCATGGGTTTTTGGTCAACTACCAGGGTACGGTTTACAGCACTTATCACTCCTACTGTTATGGTACCTGCAAGGTCGTGGCCCAGCGGATTACCAATGGCTACCGCCAGCTCACCAGGACGAACCTTGTCGGAATCTCCCAGCTTTGCTACGGCGTATTTAACCTCTTTAAATACCTGCGGATCGACTTTTACAACAGCTACATCGCTGGTAGTATCCATTCCAACAAGCTGAGCTGGCACCTGCTTTTCTCCCTGGAACACCACATATAATTCCTTTGCACCTTCTACCACATGTGCATTAGTGACTATATACCCTTCATCGCTAATTATTATACCTGAACCGTAGCCTTCCTGTTCCTGCATGTACACATCGCCAAAGAACCAGTCCCTGTAGGTTATAATGCTTTTATTGGTTATGCCGACGACGGCCGGACCAACCTTCTCAGCAATCTCCACTACCGGATTATCGGATGTGATAAATAAATCCCCCTTATATCCCAATTCGGGGAGCTGCTGTTTGTCTTTATCCTGGTTAGCCTGCTCATTGCCAGCAACCTTTTGCTCTTGATCCTTTGGCGTTACAACAGCCTTATCGGAATACTTATCGCTGATGTAGGGCAGCATATAATACATGCCAATGGCGCCCAACAATGCAAAGACTATCGCTACTGCGATATATTTCCATATTCTACCCTTACCTTGATATTGCTGCTCATCAAATTCGTAGAATTCTCTCATGTTTTACACCCCCTCGTTACTAAAGATTAATGCTTTACTTTGCAATTTAATTATAAACTCTCTTTTTTAACAAAATATGAACATCTTGTAAACAATTATTTTTACCGCGGAAGTCTATCGGGCTTTTTCGCCGCCTTCAGTGAAAATATGAATGCCGTCCCTTCACCTACCCGGCTGTTGACCCATATATTCTGCTCGTGCTGTTCTATAATCTTTTTTACAATAGAGAGACCTAGCCCTCTTCCCCTGTCCTTACCGCTTCTTGACTTATCAACCTGATAAAACCGCTCCCATATGTGCACTATATCTTCCTTTGGAATACCCGGCCCCTGGTCTTGAATCTTTACATAAACTTTATCCCTGTGTTTCCAGGTCTTTATGATAAGCTTGCCATTCTCGCGATTGTATTTTATGGCATTGTCCAGCAGATTTATGACTACCTGCTGAATCCTGTCAGCATCGGCCTCCACCCAGCAGTGCTCATCCTGGAATTCCACCTGCACCTCTATACCCTTCTGGTTTATTCTCTCCTCCTGAGAAATAAGCGAGCGTCTGATCTGCTCGTTGATGTCAAATACCGATATATTAAGCGGAAATTGCCCAGACTCAATTTGCGTGAGGTCCAAAAGCTCGTCAATTAGCTTGCTGAGCCTTTGAGCCTCTGATAGGCTTATGCTCAAATACTTTTCTCTG encodes the following:
- a CDS encoding zinc ribbon domain-containing protein → MICPSCGTRNNYYHRYCYYCGYKLIVDEVEIKSNNKEKLEQSSMDEKMPEQDLSLDLFKANNKNVWEDEDLGWLFEEPDYTQQFPLRRHRKDRSSSFAKNVVKICTTIIFLATLLFISYIIVDQIWRSHSKTDTYRSRIIASTFVDATTIDGKPAHRIVVNTSNGEKVEALDKVYPVVDGKAEIVYEDAFLYSYFSQGKDEDEVKVQLDITIYGKGLPESKKRVEFTLKTPLSPLTLIQPASGEALVEGKKYRIILEVEPGSQVFINGNNYSDLVDQEGRLEKDIEVPNAPENIYEIKVSKRGYADHIRTIVLKREVSEVPLIINQSIPVQTTDEWAKITGTTHPQAELEVSLEPRSQPSVDPETGNFTLYVRAAAPGYTPCTITAHVEGKDDAKINLVIDRQISEGEYTRRAWAFDYAQLKSNPDLHNGRIFVLEGVVKDIIALGDKNIFTIDVSANGPSPQMVYVEHWGNLSIRLGNKVRIFGNRWGNYEDMPRILAKYVYRY
- a CDS encoding ABC-ATPase domain-containing protein, giving the protein MQNRSQLENILRRIDGRGYKAYKDIEGVYDFGSFILHIDHVQGDPFASPSRIRVVVPQKVAGFPQGLYSSKPRRKGLEDFLTRQISKNIAKIVKGNRGTGKSGQISIISVGQEILYRTSVLVSDQSVEARLTMGLPARGRTVLAGQAMEMFFDELPRLVERSLIYKNLDREALLKHVNLAEDQWVLRNKIKEMGLVAFIANGSILPRRSGVDDRPMENGAVPFKSPPELEVMVELPHAGKVWGMGIPKGITLIVGGGYHGKSTLLRAIERGVYDHIPGDGRELVVTVEDAVKIRAEDGRRVEKVDISPFINNLPNGESTKAFSTENASGSTSQAANIMEALEIGTSLLLIDEDTSATNFMIRDARMQKLVHKGSEPITPFIDRVEDLYEQLGVSTIIVVGGSGDYFDVAHRVIMMEQYVPKDVTAKAKEIAQEYRTDRKKEAGGQPIRVTHRIPLPYSLSLKGRKKIKSRGLDNIQYGNTNLILDDVEQLVDVNQTRAIGDIIRYAMENYMDGKTTLREVIQKVHRDIEEKGLDVISPFEGLHPGDYAQPRPQEIGAAINRLRVLKVKQEDTR
- a CDS encoding S1C family serine protease, which encodes MREFYEFDEQQYQGKGRIWKYIAVAIVFALLGAIGMYYMLPYISDKYSDKAVVTPKDQEQKVAGNEQANQDKDKQQLPELGYKGDLFITSDNPVVEIAEKVGPAVVGITNKSIITYRDWFFGDVYMQEQEGYGSGIIISDEGYIVTNAHVVEGAKELYVVFQGEKQVPAQLVGMDTTSDVAVVKVDPQVFKEVKYAVAKLGDSDKVRPGELAVAIGNPLGHDLAGTITVGVISAVNRTLVVDQKPMKLIQTDAAINRGNSGGALVNAKGEVIGMNTLKGSGAEGLGFAIPTNEFLPIVKELIQKGVVVREDDKPGIGIWGQEITAADAKRLNYPQGILVRAVVQNGAAAKAGIQPGDVIIGFNDKPIKTFQELKDAINQHKVGDIVKIKIWRDGKEFTLPVTLEPLREE
- a CDS encoding DUF6106 family protein; translation: MMDYFHEESVTKINAGLNSLIYVICYIGMVIFALFAVQGLMTILNGVISIPSIVITLICGALAYGCFVLKNNQRIEYDYTFTNGILDIAKIINNSRRKKLLSVDIREFEVIAPISDEGFKRMLNHKGIQNRYNYFLNPGPRLYYGVFTHDGVKSMLVFEPSDKMLELFKIFNPRNVKTK
- a CDS encoding cysteine desulfurase family protein encodes the protein MRRHGTVEHEIYLDNAATTPVYPDVARAVMKCMIEDFGNPSSLHRMGLRAERKLKEARERIASALGVDADGIFFTSGGTEANNLAIVGTALARKREGRHCITTQIEHPSVLNTFKYLEKEGWEVTYLPVNKEGVISLDDLKKALRPDTVLVSIMHVNNEIGSIQPVNEISNLLKTHGNAPVFHVDAVQSFGKLTLKPAQWGIDLLSISGHKVHAPKGIGALYIRKGVKIHPLQWGGGQEKGVRSGTENMPGIVGFGEAVRWLEEVDRDYLYRLKGILVAELIERVPSAVINGPSPEKGAPHILSVSFPGIRGEVMLHALEEKGVYVGTGSACSSKKGHVSHVLEAIGSRKDIAQGAIRISLSYLNTEDDVRRAAGLIQECVKELEGFVRR
- the thiI gene encoding tRNA uracil 4-sulfurtransferase ThiI — translated: MERVALLRYGEIHLKGLNRPYFERALYNNIVRALEPYEGVTVRKAEGRYYVENIGDNPRVFDSIAKVFGIISFSPALKVEKDIISIQKAAEMLLRQAIEGRSAAQEGPFTFKVESRRSDKSFYLNSMELSRKVGGYLLKRIPNLKVDVHNPMVMVNIEVREWAYVYCQTIPGAGGMPVGTNGKAVLLLSGGIDSPVAGWMIAKRGVEITAVHYHSFPYTSERSKEKVIELCRILSQYCGEIKLHVVPFTKIQQELYQKCPHNMLTILMRRFMMRIAEMVAHREGAKALVTGESLGQVASQTLESLCATNDAVSMPVFRPLIGMDKIEIMDLAKRIGTYETSILPYEDCCTVFVPKHPVTRPKLEKVREAEKLVEGEKLIEEALANIEVLNVKG